CTGAGACTCTGCACTTCGGTCGTACTGCGGAGTTGATTCATCTCAGTCAACCAGCCTTGAGCCTTCAGATACGAGCTCTTGAGGAGGAAGTCGGCGTTCGGCTCCTCGAGCGGAACCGACGCAAAACAACGCTCACCGCGGCTGGCTTGGCTTTTCGCGATGATGCCGCTGTGGCACTGTCGCAATTGGAGCAAGGGGTTCGCAGGGCGAGACTGACTGCCAATGGGAAACTGGGACGTTTGCGAATTGGCTTCATATCAACTGCTGGAAGGGAGATTGTGCCCGATATCGTTCGTCAGTTTAGAGAGTTGAATCCCGAAGTAGAGTTCTCTTTGCGCAATATTCTCACGGCGGAGCAGATACGGATGCTCGACGCCGGGGCGCTTGATATTGGATTTCTTCGTCTACCAATTGGTGAGCACCCGGCCCTCGATGTTGTCACAGTGCATCGCGAACCCTTCGTGCTCGTCGTACCTTCGTCCCATAAGCTAGCAGAAAGCAAAACGGTGCGCCTGCGCGAATTGGCTGGTCAGGACTTCGTGGGGTATGAGCGTGCCTATGCCCCTGGCTTTCACGATTTGATCTTCGGGATACTTCGCGAAGCTGGGATTGCACCCAATGTTTCCCAGTCCGCTGCGGAGATCCCAACGCTGATCTCACTCGTCGCTTCAGGCATGGGTGTCTCCATTCTGCCCATATCGGCCGTCAAACATAGTGTCGCTTCGGTAGTCGCTTGTAAGATTTTAGACCGGATACCGATGTCTGAAATTGGTATCGCTGTCAGTAAACGATTTCGAGCGGCAGTCGTAGACAACTTCAGATCCTTCGCTCTAAAAAAGTTAGGTCTTTCGAGAAACGCTTTGCATGCCAACCGAAGTTGACTTTAGTGCAGAGTACTTTGGGTAAAGTTTCTTTTGGTGCAGCTGAGAATTTGAGAATCGGTGGTGACTCCATTGCGGGCCCTCCGCTCTCTGCATGAGAGCATAGTGGTTCGAGCAGTCACTCCTCGCTGGATTGAATCCGCCCCTTAAGTCATTGAGAATCCTGCCGCCGCAAAGCAGCAACCTTCCGCTACAACGATCACGAACTTATCGTCTGACCGATTCTCCGGATCTTGCCCTGAAGCCATGCGTACGCGGCGTCGGTGTTCGCTCTGGGATGCCAGATCATCAGATATTTGAAACAGGTCAGCTCACCAGGCACCTTCAGAACTTTGATTTTTCGATTTTCTGCCTCGACTCTTGCGAATTGTTGCGGTGCGAATCTCGATCGATGAGTATGATTTCAGCCGCCATTCCTGACTTCATCAGTGCAAAATGCCGTTGTGGAACCCACAAAGCCGGTACCCACGATCGCGATACGAGGAAGTCTCAGTTAAAGTGATGGATGTGTCGAAATGTTCTGTACAGGAGACTCAATCTCAGGAAACGTCATAAATCCAATATTCTCCTCATGCCGTCGATCAATCTTCGGCGAGTTGCAAGTTCTTCTTCAGCGCAGGAGGCAGAAGATCCCTGCAATCGATCACGTGATTACGACTGAATTTCGAGAAGTGTCATCTGGTCTTTTCAGCTGGGGACTCCTTGCGAAATCCGAGCTATTAGGGGACCGCGTGTGCCACGCTCTCAACTACATCCAGATCGCTGAGCACATGATTCGGGGCCATTAATATTCCGGCGAGTCCAACAACAGTCACCGCCGCGACATAGTGCGCCGGCACCATCCGGTTAAAATGTACCAGCCATGACACCAACAGTGGTGTCAATCCACCGAACAGCGCATAGGCGAGGTTGTAGGAGAATGAAACCCCGCTGAACCGTATCGAAGCAGGAAAAGCGCGAATCATCATGATGGGTGTGAGGACAGATCCGCCAGCGCCGACTCCGGCCAACGCATAGAGTGGCAGAAACGCGAAAGGCATAGTCGCGGCACCGCAATATAATCCATAGGTTGAAGCGATCAGGAGAAGCAGGACCGGTATAGCAACACGGCGAATACCGAATCGATCTGTAGCAGCGCCGATAGCCACCGTAGAGACGCATAGTGTTGCAGTAGCAACGAGATTCGCTATTTGTATTTGGGCGGCTGCGATCCCAAATAACTTTGGTACAAGCGAAGGCGTCATCAAAATTACAACTACGATGCTGGCGGTAAGCATCCAGGTGCTGAGAATTGAGGTCGCAACCGCTCGACCATGATTCTTGAGAACCGCGCCCAGAGGCAGCTCGCGAGAGAGTGTTGCACGTTTCCGCATCTCCTCAAAGACCGGAGTC
The sequence above is a segment of the Acidicapsa acidisoli genome. Coding sequences within it:
- a CDS encoding MFS transporter, translating into MQTMTVPTSRELSISEVRILSLASIGGALEFYDFVIFVFFANVIGKLFFATSLPDWVRQAQTFGIFAAGYLARPLGGIVMAHFGDTCGRKRMFTLSVLLMAVPTLLIGLLPTYQSIGLVAPLLLLSMRILQGVAIGGEAPGAWVFVAEHARRGRVGFAIGLLTSGLSFGILLGSLVTICLNQVFSQTEIAAGAWRIPFLIGGVFGFIAMWLRRWLKETPVFEEMRKRATLSRELPLGAVLKNHGRAVATSILSTWMLTASIVVVILMTPSLVPKLFGIAAAQIQIANLVATATLCVSTVAIGAATDRFGIRRVAIPVLLLLIASTYGLYCGAATMPFAFLPLYALAGVGAGGSVLTPIMMIRAFPASIRFSGVSFSYNLAYALFGGLTPLLVSWLVHFNRMVPAHYVAAVTVVGLAGILMAPNHVLSDLDVVESVAHAVP
- a CDS encoding LysR family transcriptional regulator gives rise to the protein MELRQIRSFLSITETLHFGRTAELIHLSQPALSLQIRALEEEVGVRLLERNRRKTTLTAAGLAFRDDAAVALSQLEQGVRRARLTANGKLGRLRIGFISTAGREIVPDIVRQFRELNPEVEFSLRNILTAEQIRMLDAGALDIGFLRLPIGEHPALDVVTVHREPFVLVVPSSHKLAESKTVRLRELAGQDFVGYERAYAPGFHDLIFGILREAGIAPNVSQSAAEIPTLISLVASGMGVSILPISAVKHSVASVVACKILDRIPMSEIGIAVSKRFRAAVVDNFRSFALKKLGLSRNALHANRS